Genomic window (Prosthecobacter fusiformis):
CAGAAAGTGACGGAACTCTTTTTGAGCAGGTGGGTCTGACAGTTTTTACCCTGCTTGAATGAATCGCCACCAGCCTTCCTCCCACCAAATGATCAAATTTCGAGAGTTGAAGGAGCTTTCTCCTTCCAAAGCAAAACATTGCTTAGAGTGGTTTTGTTACCTCTTCGCTGCTGCAAGTCTGCTGCTGGCACCCTGCATTGTCGTGGCGGAGCATCCCCATACAGAAGGCGCTTTCCTGGTTACTCCGGTCGTCTCACCGGCAACCTATCTTATCCGCTTTCCCGATGAGATTCTGCATGTCTGGCCCTCCCCATTGAAGCCTTCAGGCCCCGGGCGAGTGAACGAAAACGGGGAGCTTTTGAGAGTCGTGAGAGATCATCTGCCACCGTCCTTTCGCCTAGGCGGCGGAACTGGCGGCCGGATCACAAAAACTTCCTGGGATGGCAAGGAAGTCTGGAGTTACACCATGGCCACTCCCACGTTGCTGATTCATCATGATGCACTGCAACTGCCCAATGGGAATGTGCTCGCACTGGTTTGGCAGCGGCACTCTCCAGAAGAGGCTACGGCCAAGGGACGAGACCCAAATAAAGTCGGCAAGGCGGGTATCTGGAGCGATTCAATCTGGGAACTACAACCCCTGCAGCCCAGGGGGGCGCACGTGGTCTGGGAATGGAACGCCTGGGACCATATCCAAACAGTATTTTCTAGCGATGAGACGCGGGACACGCAATCCCAGAATCCCGATGAATACATAGATATCAAAGGGGGGTGGGATAAGAGACCTGCATGGGCGGGGGTGACACGGATGGAATACTCGGATAGCCTGGATCAAGTACTTCTGGTCGCAAAAGGTTTTGGCGCAATCTGGATTATCGACCATGGGACCACCACTACTGAGGCAGCGTCAGGCACGGGCGGAAAAGCAGGCAAAGGAGGCAGACTGCTCTATCAGTGGTCAGGAAGTCCGCCAGACCACGACGCACAAGCAACCAGCTTTATCATTGATGCGGAATGGTCAAAAGGTATCGGATCAAAAGATGCTTCCATTGAAGTTCTTCGTGGTACCTGTCGAAACGGATCTGTCAGCTATACGGTCGAGGAGTGGCAACTCCCAAGGCTAACGGGAGGAAGCGGTTATTTGCTGACTACAGCGGGGCGGTATGAGTCGCCCTCTCTTTTGAACAGCAGACCGCTGACGATGCCTGAGTTGTCGCACCATGAGTTAAGCCGACCAACGGCCCTAAGTAATGGTGTTGTTACTTTTGGAGCGGCGGGCGTTATCCGAAGTTTAAACCCAGCGGGCATGAGCCTCATGGAATACAAGAACGGGAAAGGGGTGACCTCAAC
Coding sequences:
- a CDS encoding aryl-sulfate sulfotransferase, with translation MIKFRELKELSPSKAKHCLEWFCYLFAAASLLLAPCIVVAEHPHTEGAFLVTPVVSPATYLIRFPDEILHVWPSPLKPSGPGRVNENGELLRVVRDHLPPSFRLGGGTGGRITKTSWDGKEVWSYTMATPTLLIHHDALQLPNGNVLALVWQRHSPEEATAKGRDPNKVGKAGIWSDSIWELQPLQPRGAHVVWEWNAWDHIQTVFSSDETRDTQSQNPDEYIDIKGGWDKRPAWAGVTRMEYSDSLDQVLLVAKGFGAIWIIDHGTTTTEAASGTGGKAGKGGRLLYQWSGSPPDHDAQATSFIIDAEWSKGIGSKDASIEVLRGTCRNGSVSYTVEEWQLPRLTGGSGYLLTTAGRYESPSLLNSRPLTMPELSHHELSRPTALSNGVVTFGAAGVIRSLNPAGMSLMEYKNGKGVTSTRISKTPVDPSLCCGGSQTGKEDSFSVPTQETFELKTAPVMKSRRVNLQKSLLNHEKLQLDTTGKTLQPIQ